A genomic segment from Nocardiopsis sp. Huas11 encodes:
- a CDS encoding LytTR family DNA-binding domain-containing protein, translated as MKPELKVLVVEDEASTRQEMAALLEDMPEVAEVLVADNGATAVRLLGTTTIDAAFLDILMPGLDGMDVARVLSVLSEPPSIVFVTASEAHAVEAFGIGAVDYLLKPIRPERLAEAVGRIAQLRSPGGAAPPAEDLHVVQIDTGRRTVFVKRDDVQFVEAQGDYVRLHTADGGHLIRLSLSYLEEVWASAGFVRVHRGYLIAIPWVRDLRVTSSSGLVAGTPAGDVPVSRRHGRHLRAQLMEAARHDQLGRAANAQGAAARPRDGEPDQQPRQSP; from the coding sequence GTGAAGCCCGAGCTCAAGGTCCTGGTCGTCGAGGACGAGGCCTCGACCCGACAGGAGATGGCCGCGCTCCTCGAGGACATGCCGGAGGTCGCCGAGGTGCTGGTCGCCGACAACGGCGCCACCGCGGTGCGGCTCCTGGGCACGACCACCATCGACGCGGCGTTCCTGGACATCCTCATGCCCGGCCTGGACGGCATGGACGTGGCGCGCGTGCTGAGCGTGCTGTCGGAGCCGCCCTCGATCGTGTTCGTCACCGCGTCCGAGGCCCACGCCGTGGAGGCGTTCGGGATCGGGGCCGTGGACTACCTGCTCAAACCGATCCGCCCCGAACGGCTGGCCGAGGCGGTCGGCCGGATCGCCCAGCTCCGGAGTCCCGGTGGAGCCGCCCCGCCCGCCGAGGACCTGCACGTGGTGCAGATCGACACCGGGCGCCGCACGGTGTTCGTCAAACGCGACGACGTGCAGTTCGTCGAGGCCCAGGGCGACTACGTGCGGCTGCACACCGCCGACGGCGGCCACCTGATCCGCCTGTCGCTGTCGTACCTGGAGGAGGTGTGGGCGTCGGCGGGGTTCGTGCGCGTGCACCGCGGCTACCTCATCGCCATCCCGTGGGTGCGCGACCTGCGGGTCACCTCGTCCTCGGGCCTGGTCGCGGGCACGCCCGCAGGTGACGTGCCGGTGAGCCGCAGGCACGGGCGCCACCTGCGCGCCCAGCTGATGGAGGCCGCCCGCCACGACCAGCTGGGCCGGGCCGCCAACGCCCAGGGCGCGGCGGCGCGCCCCCGGGACGGTGAGCCGGACCAGCAGCCACGGCAGTCGCCATGA
- a CDS encoding cation acetate symporter, with translation MIAVLAIGLVLVTSLFVGIYGVRAARSTSDFLVASRRVSPTWNAMAIAGEYLSAASILGLAGLLLKNGLGTMWYAVGFTAGYVAVVALVAGPMRRSGAFTVPDFAEYRLGAPRLRKLCGLVVLVIMLLYLVPQFKGAGVVLSLVSGTPYWVGVVLAGLVVSGSIAAGGMRSATYVQAFHYVVKLAFIGGPALFLVVTAGVETRAEALHPEWGTHFPDTTPVEFTVGTRFSLDEPVEVTDQEGAMVALAEGEHTVPAGTEYVFPEGAAVPRPDGLPELGGRAWSTPLLHVGGYPLFETWSTLLAITAGCMGLPHVIMRFHTSPTARIARRVAVGVIALLGLFYVFPAVYGLLGRVLTPHLVLFQGTDTVAVVLPAQAVPGSVGTILTALVAAGAFGAFLSTSSGLLLALAGGLSHDLFQGSVPRLRLAVAVGACVAVLLALPAQRIDINVLVVWAFTVAASTFCPLLVLGIWWRRLTLPGAAAGLTIGAVTATGAVGWSILLPTPGGWGSVLLAQPAAWTIPLAFMTMMTVSWLTRPPDWAEHAVLRLHSP, from the coding sequence GTGATCGCCGTCCTGGCCATCGGCCTCGTCCTGGTGACGAGCCTGTTCGTCGGGATCTACGGGGTGCGCGCGGCCCGCTCCACGTCGGACTTCCTGGTGGCGTCGCGCCGGGTGTCCCCGACGTGGAACGCGATGGCGATCGCCGGGGAGTACCTGTCCGCGGCCTCGATCCTGGGGCTGGCGGGATTGCTGCTCAAGAACGGGCTCGGCACGATGTGGTACGCGGTGGGCTTCACCGCGGGCTACGTGGCCGTGGTCGCCCTGGTGGCCGGGCCGATGCGCCGGTCGGGGGCCTTCACCGTGCCCGACTTCGCCGAGTACCGCCTGGGCGCGCCCCGGCTGCGCAAGCTCTGCGGCCTCGTGGTCCTGGTGATCATGCTGCTGTACCTGGTGCCGCAGTTCAAGGGCGCCGGCGTGGTGCTGAGCCTGGTCAGCGGCACGCCGTACTGGGTCGGCGTGGTCCTGGCCGGGCTCGTGGTGAGCGGTTCGATCGCGGCGGGCGGCATGCGCTCGGCGACCTACGTGCAAGCCTTCCACTACGTCGTGAAGCTGGCCTTCATCGGCGGGCCTGCGCTCTTCCTGGTGGTGACGGCGGGGGTCGAGACCCGGGCCGAGGCGCTGCACCCGGAGTGGGGCACGCACTTCCCCGACACCACACCGGTCGAGTTCACCGTGGGGACCCGCTTCAGCCTGGACGAGCCGGTGGAGGTCACCGACCAGGAGGGTGCGATGGTCGCGCTGGCCGAGGGCGAGCACACCGTGCCCGCCGGGACCGAGTACGTGTTCCCCGAGGGCGCGGCCGTGCCCCGCCCCGACGGCCTGCCGGAGCTGGGCGGTCGGGCGTGGAGCACGCCGCTGCTGCACGTGGGCGGGTATCCGCTGTTCGAGACGTGGTCGACGCTGCTCGCGATCACCGCCGGCTGTATGGGCCTGCCGCACGTGATCATGCGCTTCCACACGAGTCCGACCGCCCGGATCGCGCGCCGGGTCGCGGTCGGTGTCATCGCACTGCTCGGCCTGTTCTACGTCTTCCCCGCCGTGTACGGGCTCCTCGGCCGGGTGCTGACGCCCCACCTGGTGCTGTTCCAGGGCACGGACACGGTGGCGGTGGTGCTGCCGGCGCAGGCCGTGCCGGGTTCGGTCGGCACGATCCTGACCGCGCTCGTGGCAGCGGGCGCGTTCGGCGCGTTCCTGTCGACGTCGTCCGGCCTGCTGCTGGCGCTGGCGGGCGGCCTGTCGCACGACCTGTTCCAGGGCAGCGTGCCGCGCCTGCGCCTGGCGGTCGCGGTGGGGGCGTGCGTGGCGGTGCTGCTGGCGCTGCCGGCCCAGCGCATCGACATCAACGTGCTGGTGGTGTGGGCGTTCACCGTGGCGGCGTCCACGTTCTGCCCGCTGCTCGTGCTGGGGATCTGGTGGCGGCGGCTCACCCTGCCCGGCGCCGCGGCCGGGCTCACCATCGGTGCGGTGACCGCGACCGGAGCGGTCGGCTGGTCGATCCTGCTGCCGACACCCGGCGGCTGGGGGTCGGTGCTGCTGGCCCAGCCCGCCGCCTGGACGATTCCCCTGGCGTTCATGACGATGATGACGGTGTCGTGGCTGACCCGCCCACCGGACTGGGCCGAGCACGCGGTCCTGCGCCTGCACTCCCCCTGA
- a CDS encoding DUF4239 domain-containing protein gives MLTFFALLAVLAAMIGGAVLAAWRFRIADDFSGGAVGIIIAPCVLSLYLVAAAMAVVIGWEDYKSAEDGMIAESQAAQELYWSSTAFPEEEGEVVRDHLRTYLTTVVEKDWPRMEARGELSGQGDDDLADLAASVRVLSVSDTGDGLDRLTARQEVTELSQARGERADAAEDRIPLILTAISVTTALVVAVLPFAMIKQGSRVAYFWASVNLAFVFATIVLLFAMGTPYSGVLANDAGGMEEAIAGFDRADLALETK, from the coding sequence ATGTTGACGTTCTTCGCCCTTCTCGCCGTCCTGGCCGCCATGATCGGCGGCGCCGTCCTGGCCGCCTGGCGGTTCCGGATCGCCGACGACTTCTCCGGAGGAGCGGTCGGCATCATCATCGCGCCCTGCGTGCTGTCGCTGTACCTCGTGGCGGCGGCCATGGCCGTGGTGATCGGCTGGGAGGACTACAAGTCGGCCGAGGACGGCATGATCGCCGAGTCCCAGGCCGCCCAGGAGCTGTACTGGAGCAGTACGGCCTTCCCCGAGGAGGAGGGCGAGGTCGTGCGCGACCACCTGCGCACCTACCTGACCACGGTGGTGGAGAAGGACTGGCCGCGGATGGAGGCCCGCGGTGAGCTGAGCGGGCAGGGGGACGACGACCTCGCCGACCTGGCCGCCTCCGTGCGGGTGCTGTCGGTGTCCGACACCGGCGACGGGCTGGACCGGCTGACCGCGCGCCAGGAGGTGACCGAGCTCAGCCAGGCCCGGGGAGAGCGGGCCGACGCGGCCGAAGACCGGATCCCGCTGATCCTGACGGCGATCTCGGTGACGACGGCGCTGGTCGTCGCGGTGCTGCCCTTCGCGATGATCAAGCAGGGGTCCCGCGTGGCCTACTTCTGGGCCTCGGTGAACCTGGCGTTCGTCTTCGCCACGATCGTGCTCCTGTTCGCCATGGGCACCCCCTACTCCGGCGTGCTGGCCAACGACGCGGGCGGCATGGAGGAGGCGATCGCCGGCTTCGACCGGGCCGACCTCGCACTGGAGACCAAGTAG
- a CDS encoding helix-turn-helix domain-containing protein — protein sequence MGTVLRRRVCRDLLTTREAADLLRVRPLTVALWVRAGKLPAVPMGDGGLGHPRDQVLDLAAWGGALTEALTALEAVRELALSIGAESEAADIGRLIDTLRP from the coding sequence GTGGGTACCGTGCTCCGGAGGCGAGTGTGCCGCGACCTGCTGACGACTCGCGAGGCGGCCGACCTGCTGCGCGTCCGGCCGCTGACCGTGGCCCTGTGGGTGCGGGCCGGGAAGCTGCCCGCGGTGCCGATGGGGGACGGCGGTCTGGGCCACCCGCGCGACCAGGTGCTCGACCTGGCCGCGTGGGGCGGCGCCCTGACCGAGGCGCTGACGGCGCTGGAGGCCGTGCGGGAGCTGGCGCTGAGCATCGGCGCCGAGTCCGAGGCCGCCGACATCGGCAGGTTGATCGACACCCTCCGGCCCTGA
- a CDS encoding helix-turn-helix transcriptional regulator — protein MRYVERETKPAWRRLGREIVAARRRARKTQGQVARRLGVVQSTVSAWERGTRGLQERQAAELDEFFGTSGVVLRAWGRANAPEVLPESYAEVEQLEANVTELREYQPLVVPGLVQTKEYTRALLLDTGPWRSAKEIDQMVEARAKRRRNLDKDPAPVVSIVVEENVLRRVVGGRRDVLHGQLDTVLALLDAGRFRIQVIPDDADCHPGGSGPFCVYAFPDRPMVASAEHMKGEQFMDDMMQVQHCAMLFGILQSEALSPRLSRDLIRKAKEELDDHV, from the coding sequence GTGCGCTACGTGGAGCGAGAGACCAAACCCGCCTGGCGGCGGCTGGGCAGGGAGATCGTGGCCGCCCGCAGGCGCGCACGCAAGACCCAGGGCCAGGTGGCGCGGCGGCTGGGGGTGGTGCAGTCGACGGTCTCGGCCTGGGAGCGCGGAACGCGGGGACTCCAGGAGCGGCAGGCCGCTGAGCTGGACGAGTTCTTCGGCACCTCCGGTGTCGTCCTGCGCGCGTGGGGCCGGGCGAACGCACCCGAGGTACTACCCGAGTCCTACGCGGAGGTCGAGCAGCTCGAGGCCAACGTGACGGAGTTGCGCGAGTACCAGCCGCTGGTCGTTCCCGGGCTGGTGCAGACGAAGGAGTACACCAGGGCCCTGCTGCTGGACACCGGCCCCTGGCGCTCGGCGAAGGAGATCGACCAGATGGTCGAGGCCCGGGCCAAGCGCCGGCGCAACCTCGACAAGGATCCGGCCCCGGTCGTGTCCATCGTCGTCGAGGAGAACGTCCTGCGCCGCGTGGTCGGCGGCCGGCGCGACGTCCTGCACGGCCAGCTCGACACCGTCCTCGCCCTGCTCGACGCGGGCCGGTTCCGGATCCAGGTGATCCCGGACGACGCCGACTGCCACCCCGGAGGATCGGGTCCCTTCTGCGTCTACGCGTTCCCCGACCGCCCCATGGTCGCTTCCGCCGAACACATGAAAGGCGAGCAGTTCATGGATGACATGATGCAGGTGCAGCACTGTGCCATGCTCTTCGGCATCCTGCAGTCCGAGGCGTTGTCTCCCCGCTTGAGCCGGGATTTGATCAGGAAGGCCAAGGAAGAACTCGATGACCACGTGTGA
- a CDS encoding DUF397 domain-containing protein, which yields MTTCEPRWHKSSYSAQEGRCVEVAEGSSVLVRDTGHRTLGHIPYSTDAWASFLLSITTNRP from the coding sequence ATGACCACGTGTGAACCCCGTTGGCACAAGAGCAGCTACAGCGCCCAGGAAGGCCGTTGCGTCGAGGTGGCCGAGGGATCGAGCGTTCTCGTCCGGGACACCGGGCACCGCACCCTCGGGCACATCCCGTACTCCACCGACGCCTGGGCCTCGTTCCTGCTCAGCATCACGACGAACCGGCCCTGA
- a CDS encoding cupin domain-containing protein, producing the protein MAFDPSAIQKFTPQDPDTWLQVGDHQAYLGYVADEDEGSTMGLAYIRFRAGVRFEFRWAYHEVCVVTRGSLTVRVGGEEITVEQGEFLHMPAGVAGAFDVREDFEAVCVHHPTDGVAGRTWTGAELLPADESIRPVDIDAVWP; encoded by the coding sequence GTGGCATTCGATCCGTCCGCGATCCAGAAGTTCACGCCCCAGGACCCGGACACCTGGCTCCAGGTCGGCGACCACCAGGCCTATCTCGGCTACGTCGCCGACGAGGACGAGGGCTCGACGATGGGGCTCGCCTACATCCGCTTCCGCGCGGGCGTGCGCTTCGAGTTCCGCTGGGCCTACCACGAGGTGTGCGTCGTCACCCGGGGCTCCCTGACCGTCCGGGTCGGCGGCGAGGAGATCACCGTCGAGCAGGGGGAGTTCCTGCACATGCCGGCGGGGGTGGCCGGAGCCTTCGACGTGCGGGAGGACTTCGAGGCCGTCTGCGTCCACCACCCCACCGACGGCGTGGCCGGCCGCACGTGGACCGGAGCCGAACTCCTGCCGGCCGACGAGTCGATCCGCCCCGTCGACATCGACGCGGTCTGGCCCTGA
- the pulA gene encoding pullulanase-type alpha-1,6-glucosidase has product MHAAGAARAATSGLLTLALAVPLLLDPAASAAALPVPAEPGGQDMGVDLTGQRAHWIDRTTVLWPGATDPEHTYALVSAADGGLDPDEGDLAADTSLDLTPDPDGPDGDQRADWPHLADLAALTVEGANRPRVAEALTGQLAVVERDAEGTVTAATGVQIPGVLDDVYADAADADLGAVWDSRGRPTLSLWAPTARSVSLELYDDATDATPRTVDMRRHPRTGVWAVKGRADWSGLYYTFDVRVFSPSADEGRGAVVDNRVTDPYSVSLSTGSTRSHLVDLADPDLAPEGWSDLAKPAAVPSEAAAIHELHVRDHSASDTTVPEELRGTYAAFDRPDSAGMRDLAALAEDGVDYVHLLPVFDIGSVPEDPADRAEPDCDPASFAPDSEEQQACVAEVRAVDGFNWGYDPYHYTAPEGSYATDPEGAARVTEFRRMVAGLNGAGLRVVMDVVYNHTHQAGQDEQSVLDRIVPGYYHRLDADGGVATSTCCPNTAPEHLMMGRLVVDSVVTWAREHKVDGFRFDLMGHHPKQNMLDVRAALDGLTLEEDGVDGASILLYGEGWNFGEVADDARFEQATQANMAGTGIGTFNDRLRDAVRGGGPFDEDPRVQGFGSGLYTDPNGSPANGTEEEQLARLLGYHDLVKVGLAGNLRDYRFTDSSGREVTGAEVDYNGAPAGYTLAPGEAVTYVDAHDNETLYDALAYKLPQDTPMEDRVRMQALSLGTAVFGQGTVFVHAGSERLRSKSLDRNSYDSGDWFNRLNRDCADGNNFGVGLPPAWDNEDKWDYARPLLADPDLVADCAAIEDARERFGEMMRIRASTPAFSLGTAEAVQERVSFPTSGTGEQPGVITMHVDTAGLEGEWSSVTVVFNATPAEQSVPAPAGGDVALHPVQAESADEVVRAASFADGALTVPPRTVAVFVAD; this is encoded by the coding sequence GTGCACGCCGCCGGCGCCGCGCGCGCCGCGACCTCCGGACTGCTCACCCTGGCCCTGGCGGTCCCCCTCCTGCTCGACCCCGCGGCGAGCGCCGCCGCCCTCCCGGTTCCGGCCGAGCCCGGCGGGCAGGACATGGGCGTGGACCTCACCGGACAGCGCGCCCACTGGATCGACCGCACCACCGTGCTCTGGCCGGGCGCGACCGACCCCGAGCACACGTACGCCCTCGTCTCCGCCGCCGACGGCGGCCTCGACCCGGACGAGGGGGACCTCGCCGCCGACACGAGCCTCGACCTGACCCCCGACCCGGACGGTCCCGACGGCGACCAGCGCGCCGACTGGCCGCACCTGGCCGATCTGGCCGCCCTGACCGTGGAGGGCGCCAACCGCCCGCGGGTGGCCGAAGCGCTCACCGGACAGCTCGCCGTCGTGGAACGCGACGCCGAGGGAACGGTCACCGCCGCGACCGGAGTCCAGATCCCCGGTGTGCTCGACGACGTCTACGCCGACGCGGCCGACGCCGACCTCGGCGCCGTCTGGGACTCCCGCGGCCGCCCCACGCTCTCGCTGTGGGCGCCCACCGCCCGGTCCGTCAGCCTGGAACTGTACGACGACGCGACCGACGCGACCCCGCGCACCGTGGACATGCGGCGCCACCCCCGCACCGGCGTGTGGGCGGTCAAGGGCCGCGCGGACTGGTCCGGGCTCTACTACACCTTCGACGTGCGGGTGTTCTCCCCCTCCGCCGACGAGGGCCGCGGCGCCGTCGTGGACAACCGGGTCACCGACCCCTACAGCGTCTCGCTGTCCACCGGCTCCACCCGCTCCCACCTGGTCGACCTCGCCGACCCGGACCTGGCCCCCGAGGGCTGGTCGGACCTGGCCAAACCCGCGGCCGTTCCCTCCGAGGCGGCGGCGATCCACGAACTCCACGTGCGCGACCACTCGGCCTCGGACACGACCGTTCCCGAGGAGCTGCGCGGCACCTACGCGGCCTTCGACCGGCCCGACTCCGCCGGCATGCGCGACCTGGCCGCGCTGGCCGAGGACGGTGTCGACTACGTCCACCTGCTGCCCGTCTTCGACATCGGCTCGGTGCCCGAGGACCCGGCCGACCGGGCCGAACCCGACTGCGACCCGGCCTCCTTCGCCCCCGACTCCGAGGAGCAACAGGCCTGCGTCGCCGAGGTGCGCGCCGTCGACGGCTTCAACTGGGGCTACGACCCGTACCACTACACGGCGCCCGAGGGCTCCTACGCGACCGACCCCGAGGGCGCGGCCCGCGTCACCGAGTTCCGGCGGATGGTGGCCGGCCTCAACGGCGCCGGGCTGCGCGTGGTCATGGACGTGGTCTACAACCACACCCACCAGGCCGGACAGGACGAGCAGTCGGTCCTGGACCGGATCGTGCCCGGCTACTACCACCGCCTGGACGCCGACGGCGGCGTGGCCACCTCGACCTGCTGCCCGAACACCGCGCCCGAGCACCTCATGATGGGCAGGCTCGTGGTGGACTCTGTGGTCACCTGGGCGCGCGAGCACAAGGTCGACGGCTTCCGCTTCGACCTCATGGGACACCACCCCAAACAGAACATGCTGGACGTGCGCGCGGCGCTGGACGGTCTCACGCTGGAGGAGGACGGGGTCGACGGGGCCTCGATCCTGCTCTACGGCGAGGGCTGGAACTTCGGCGAGGTCGCCGACGACGCCCGCTTCGAGCAGGCCACCCAGGCCAACATGGCCGGGACCGGCATCGGCACGTTCAACGACCGGCTCCGCGACGCCGTGCGCGGTGGCGGGCCCTTCGACGAGGACCCGCGGGTGCAGGGCTTCGGCTCCGGCCTGTACACCGACCCCAACGGGTCGCCCGCCAACGGGACCGAGGAGGAGCAGCTCGCCCGGCTCCTCGGCTATCACGACCTCGTCAAGGTCGGGCTGGCCGGCAACCTGCGCGACTACCGGTTCACGGACTCCTCCGGCCGGGAGGTGACCGGCGCGGAGGTGGACTACAACGGCGCGCCCGCCGGCTACACCCTGGCCCCCGGCGAGGCCGTGACCTACGTGGACGCCCACGACAACGAGACCCTCTACGACGCGCTCGCCTACAAGCTGCCCCAGGACACCCCGATGGAGGACCGGGTGCGGATGCAGGCGCTGTCCCTGGGCACGGCGGTGTTCGGGCAGGGCACGGTGTTCGTCCACGCGGGCAGCGAGCGGCTGCGCTCGAAGTCGCTGGACCGCAACTCCTACGACTCCGGTGACTGGTTCAACCGGCTGAACCGGGACTGCGCCGACGGCAACAACTTCGGCGTGGGCCTGCCCCCGGCCTGGGACAACGAGGACAAGTGGGACTACGCCCGGCCGCTGCTCGCCGACCCGGACCTGGTCGCGGACTGCGCGGCCATCGAGGACGCCCGCGAGCGCTTCGGCGAGATGATGCGGATCCGCGCGTCCACCCCCGCGTTCTCCCTGGGCACCGCGGAGGCGGTCCAGGAGCGTGTGTCCTTCCCGACCAGCGGCACCGGCGAGCAGCCCGGCGTCATCACGATGCACGTGGACACCGCCGGGCTGGAGGGCGAGTGGTCGTCGGTGACGGTGGTGTTCAACGCGACCCCCGCCGAGCAGAGCGTGCCGGCGCCGGCCGGCGGTGACGTGGCCCTGCACCCGGTGCAGGCGGAGTCGGCCGACGAGGTCGTGCGCGCGGCCTCCTTCGCCGACGGCGCGCTGACCGTCCCGCCGCGCACCGTCGCGGTGTTCGTGGCGGACTGA
- a CDS encoding helix-turn-helix domain-containing protein, with protein sequence MTSPSAEHSGTDHDEQRIGGRIRALRNARGLSLRALADRLDISASALSQIERGKMRPSVTRLYQIMSELGEPMSSVFEGEEEVPTGDPGWNGPPVAEGPADAPPSRVLSDHVAVTRADDAAVLELHHGVRYRRLTPEQVPGMSYFESTYPPGAFSSQNAEYVRHSGHEVGLVVSGELVVDTGFDTHRLGPGDTISYPSTTPHRISNQSDVPAVAIWLNLP encoded by the coding sequence ATGACGAGCCCCTCTGCAGAACACTCCGGCACCGACCACGACGAGCAGCGGATCGGCGGTCGGATCCGCGCCCTGCGCAACGCGCGCGGTCTCTCCCTGCGCGCGCTCGCCGACAGGCTGGACATCAGTGCCAGCGCGCTGTCCCAGATCGAACGCGGCAAGATGCGCCCGTCGGTGACGCGGCTGTACCAGATCATGTCCGAACTGGGCGAACCCATGTCCTCGGTCTTCGAGGGCGAGGAGGAGGTGCCCACGGGCGACCCTGGGTGGAACGGGCCGCCCGTGGCGGAGGGGCCGGCGGACGCGCCGCCCTCACGCGTTCTGTCCGACCACGTGGCGGTGACCCGTGCCGACGACGCGGCCGTCCTGGAGCTCCACCACGGGGTGCGCTACCGGCGGCTCACCCCGGAGCAGGTTCCGGGCATGAGCTACTTCGAGTCGACCTATCCGCCGGGGGCCTTCTCCAGCCAGAACGCGGAGTACGTGCGCCACAGCGGCCACGAGGTGGGCCTGGTGGTGAGCGGCGAGCTGGTGGTCGACACCGGGTTCGACACCCACCGGCTCGGCCCGGGCGACACCATCTCCTACCCCTCGACCACGCCGCACCGCATCTCCAACCAGTCCGACGTCCCCGCGGTCGCGATCTGGCTGAACCTGCCCTGA
- a CDS encoding aspartate/glutamate racemase family protein, giving the protein MRILLVNVNTTDSVTEVIAEQARSVAAPGTEIVPLTPFFGPESVEGNFESYLSAVAVMDRVVAYDGPYDAVVQAGFGEHGREGLQELCDVPVIDITEAAAHLACLIGRRYSVVTSLDRTVPQIQDRLLLAGLDRRCASVRASGLPVLDIERGPAAATAAIAAQARAAVEEDGAEVICLGCSGMAGLDEAVRAATGVPVIDGVTAAIPLAESLVGLGLSTSKVRTYATPRPKAVTGWPLRPASTSTTVPTATPPSPRDARVRLL; this is encoded by the coding sequence ATGCGCATCCTGCTGGTGAACGTCAACACCACCGACTCGGTCACCGAGGTGATCGCCGAGCAGGCACGTTCGGTGGCCGCGCCCGGCACCGAGATCGTGCCGCTCACCCCCTTCTTCGGACCCGAGTCCGTGGAGGGCAACTTCGAGAGCTACCTGTCCGCCGTCGCCGTGATGGACCGCGTGGTCGCCTATGACGGGCCCTACGACGCCGTCGTCCAGGCCGGGTTCGGCGAGCACGGCCGCGAGGGGCTCCAGGAGCTCTGCGACGTCCCCGTCATCGACATCACCGAGGCCGCCGCGCACCTGGCCTGCCTCATCGGGCGCCGCTACTCCGTGGTGACCAGCCTCGACCGCACAGTCCCCCAGATCCAGGACCGGCTCCTGCTCGCCGGGCTCGATCGACGCTGCGCGTCGGTGCGGGCCAGCGGGCTCCCGGTCCTGGACATCGAACGCGGCCCGGCCGCCGCCACCGCCGCGATCGCCGCCCAGGCCCGCGCCGCCGTCGAGGAGGACGGCGCCGAGGTCATCTGCCTGGGCTGCTCGGGTATGGCGGGGCTGGACGAGGCCGTCCGCGCCGCGACCGGAGTCCCCGTCATCGACGGTGTCACGGCCGCGATCCCCCTGGCCGAGTCCCTCGTCGGGCTCGGCCTGAGTACGAGCAAGGTCCGCACCTACGCCACGCCGCGCCCCAAGGCCGTGACCGGCTGGCCACTGCGTCCGGCATCCACCTCGACCACGGTCCCGACGGCCACACCGCCGTCGCCTCGGGACGCCCGGGTCCGCCTCCTCTGA